The sequence ATGCAATGCTCTCTTTGCATTTAACAGCGCATTAATCAAAGAGCGATTGTCTAGAGTTCCCTCAAGATCCTTAATTGCAAAAATGAAGTAGTCACGAGGCTTTAGATCTCCATTAATATCAATACCTTGCCACTCTGGGTCATAATCGTACTTCACGAGATCAAGATACTTTTCTAATTCTTTCATATTACTCCTTTGTTAAAGTGTTAGGTTTCTCTACTAATAGGGATCGCGGTATATCATACGTCCTATTATTTTGGTTTATTACGTTAATTCTTCAAGCCCTATAATAGAATGCAAAATAATCCCAACAGCTTACCCTAATGCCCCTGTTAATTAAGGATACACATCGATTATATTGTAGTTCTTCTTTGATAGCTTTATAGATATATTACTTAGGGAAAATCTGACTGGTATAAGTTTAATTCCTTAATAATTTACCAATAACACCTGAGTTCAAGGGATGCACAATCCCCTCGGAGTTACCGCAGAGCGAATAGAGCTCTTGATTTAATAAAGAGTGCGTGAGTCTTGGCATATAATCCAACTCTCGGTTAAAGTCTAAGTTATTTCTGGCACTCTAAACCTTAAACATAACAACACTTAACACGACCTTGTGATAAGCTTGCCGCTTTCTAAAAGGCAGCATTATTTGTTAATTACGTTAAGGATAACCCATGCGTTTGAGTGTTATCAGTACCCTGTTGACTGGTTTTTTATTATTTCCAAGTGCCAATAGTTTTGGTCTGTTATTAGAAACAGGTGCTGAACAAGAGCAAACTGGGCAAGGCAGTAACTCTATTGCCGTTGAAAGCCAAACCGCATCTTCAGTATCGAAGGTGGCGGAGATTAAGACCTTAATCCAAGCCGCGATAAAGGATTCACCGCAGCCATTTAGTGGCAGTGTTATCCTACTTGAGCGGGGCAAGCCGCTGCTTGAATTGCAAAAGGGTGAGGGGATTAATCAAGATTCGCGCTTTGTGATGGCATCGCTCTCTAAGCAGATTACTGCAACCTTGATATTGCAGGCACTCGATGTGGGAAAACTCGACTTAAATCAAATGCTTAATCATTACTTTTTTGGTGATGCTGAAGGGGAGAATAAGGCGCTAAAAGGCACTGTGGCGGGGGCAAATCTAAGTGCGGATGCATTGAATACCAGTCGATATGATGAGCGGATTACGCTGCACCAACTGCTAACTCATACATCGGGTGTCGATAAACTGGGTAAGGCCAATCGATTCGAGCCGGGTAGCCAATTTGAATACTCCAACTTTGGTTATTCACTGCTTGGGCAAGTGCTTGAGAAGGTCAATCACCAATCCTTTGCCGAGCAAGTGGCGCAGTTTGCAACGCGATACCAGCTTAATGGCCTGAGTGCTGAGCTTGGCAGTATTGAGGCGATTCACGCCAAAGTGCCTTCATTCGCCGTAGGTTTACAGGAAAGCGAGGTGATTGCCCCCTCTGATTTAGTGCTTGATGAAGCTTTGTTGCCCGCAGGGGGATTAATTGCTTCAGCGCCAGCTTATGCCGCCTTTCAGCATCTATTACATTCTGGCAAGTTGATGAGTGCAAAGAGTTATCAACGGATGACAACGGCGTATACCGAGATCCAATTCTTATGGCCGAATATGCGCTATGGCTATGGGGTGAGGATCAATAAGGACGATGGTCTCGTCGAATACAGTCATACGGGCTATTTATCTGGCTATATGTCGATGACACTGCATTATCCTGAATTTAATTTGGATCTGGTGATGCTGGAAAATCTATCGCTAAATCTGAATGATCGCGCTCGAGTATTTGAACTGCATAATCAGATACGTCAAATCATTCGTAGCCAGTTACTGCTTATTAAAACATCACTTGCACAGTGATTTGAGTAAACTGACTACTGACATAAGTGCCCTTATGCTGATATTAAGCACGGTACTTAAAAGATGACTAAGATACAGTTTCTGCGGGAGATAGTGGCTACTATCTCCCGAGTTAAGGGAATAAATATAGTCTTTTACTACTTAATGTCGCCATATTTAATTGAATCACGACTATCTGTTTCATATATCATTTCATATTCATAGTTCAATGAGTCTAACAAACTAATTATATAATCTTCGGATTTAACTTTTTCGTATCCAGGAAAATCTTGGTGGAAAATGATACTTAATAACCAGCTGCATTCTGGTTTTGATGGTGCGAAAATATTTTCATCAAGATCTACATTGGGAAATAATTTAATGAATGTGCCTGTCTTTTTATTTAGATTCCAATGGTAATGTTTTATCCTGAATGGTAAAAAACTCTCAAGCATAGTAGGGTTCTTAGCTGTAGATGTTTTTCTATCTATCAATGCTAAAAATTCTTTGAGTTTATTATGAATTGTTTTTTCATCTTTACTTGTTGATTTTATGCCAAATAGTACTTGATGTTTCATATAGTTGTATCTCCTCATTGAATAGATTTTATCGGCTCTGGCGTCTTTTAAAGAGCCACTTTTCTTTAGTTAAGGGGAGGTTTGTTAGCTAACAGATTATTTAAACTCTATTTTAATGATTAACGTCCCTAACAAAGAGACGTTAATCTGTGACTTATAGTTACCAAAAGCGCTTTATTAGCGCCGTCTCGATCTCAATATAAGCCCTAAAGTACTGCAAAATCGTCCAAGCAGCATCGACTAATACTTCGGTTAGCGCGGGGTAATCATCCTCGATAATCCCGTTAATGTTTTCGGCGGTTTTATTGATATATTCCTAAATAGCGTCCTCAAATTCGGCCTTTGAAAGTGGTCGCGCTTTTCAATTAATTGAGCATTAAGGGAACAGACCATCCTTGGCCTGCTAGATGGCATTATTCTGGCTGTAATGGTAATAACATCGGCATTTCGCAGGCGTCGTGGCCAGTGTCACCTAGTGGTGCTGATAAATGGCTAAAGCCTAATTTTTCGTAGAGTTTTACCGCTTCTTTTAAGCTGGCGGTGGTTTCTAAATAGCAGCTTTGATAACCCGTTTCGCGGGCAAAATCGAGCGCCATAAGCGCCATACGCTTAGCTAAGCCTTTTCCGCGAATTTCGGGCATAAAGTACATTTTTTGCAGTTCACAAATGCTGGCATTATTGGCTAATGGGGCAATGCCAACACCACCTACAACGCGGCCATTTTGCTCTACCACCCAATAATTGGCGCCCGTTTGTGAGTAGATCTCACTTAAACAATCTAAGGTGGGATCAGCCACGCTATACCCTTTATCTGCGGTTAAGCCGTATTCTGCCGAAACATTGCGGATCACGTGTGCAATCGCTGCATCATCTTGTGCCGTGGCTTGGCGGATAAGGCAATCACTTTGCTGTTTGGCGTGACATATCGCTTGATTATATAGCATAAGGGCTTGTTCTATTTGTTGGGTTTGTGCCGGAGTTAGTTGGGCTAAGATCTCTTGAAATAATTGATTTTGCTGAGTATCAAGTTTAAAGAGTAACTTTTTCCCCGCGGGTGTGAGTTGTACTACTAAGCAACGGTTATCACGTGGATGAATTTGGCTCTGGGCAAGATTTTTATCAACTAAGTGTTTAATTGCTCGACTCGCATTGGATTTATCTATGCTGAGTTTGCTGGCGAGATCCTTAATCGTTTGCGGTTGGTTGCCTATTTCAAGTAAGGCATGGGCTTGGACAGGGGAGAGGGGCAAGTCACCACAGGCCGCATTGAGCATGCCTAAATGTCGCACCATATAACGAGATAAATGCCTAAGCTGGCTGGATGAGCCGCAAGGTGCTAGTCGCGATTGCGTGGATTCGTGTTGTAGATTCGCCATAGTAAAACCACAGTTTGAGTCATAGGAGTGACATAAAGTCAGACTATGTCAGTGCATTTTGGTTGTAAGTCACAACCAATTTAGTGAGGCTTACCGTTTATTGCAATATATCAATAAGAATTTTATACATAGATGGCGGGGTTTAAGAACTGTGCCATTGCAAGAATAATGGCCTGCGTATAATTGCTTTCACGGGTAGCATGACCGTGGGTGAGTAAACCTATGGCGCCACCTTTTTGCTTGATATTGACTGTATTAAACAACCTATCCATCACCACGCCGAGTTCTTCACCGGCTTCTAATGCTCGATAAACCTGCATTGGCAGAGGCAGAATGGCACTGCGACCAATGGCAAGCTGATCTTGATGACCAATGACAATATAGGCGAATGTGGCTGGGCCAAACTCAAAGCAATCGACGCCGCCTTCCATTGCAAAATAGTAATCTACTTCAGTCTGTTGTATCTGGCTTTGTTGTTGACAATAGCGTACACGATTAATGGCACCTTGGCGGGTTTCAAGATCCGTCATGGGCTGATCTGCAACACCAGAAGGGGCATCCATACCTTGCGCATCAATTTGAGCATCGGGAAAGAGCGTTGCCATGGCTTTCGCAGCCGCATTGATTTTTACAGGATTTTTCGAACCTATTTTTATCTTGATAATATTTTGTTGCATATAAGTTGCTTGTTTGGGTTTTTGATGTGGACGCTCGTTTGGATCATTGCTTAAATGGATAAAGGTGTTTAAGCCTCGGGTTTTCTATTTTGCCATATTCGCCAGAGAAGCTCAGTAAAAAATGCGGGTGAATGGGGGGCGAAATAGCCGAGTTTAGATATCAGGACGCGACATATGATTATTGCGCCTTCAGCACGTAGACTGAAATATGCAGTAATGCTATGTCCTTGAAGGAATCAACATTAAGAGATAATAATAATGAAATTCAACAAACTCGCCATTGCTATGGGTATAGCCTGCGGCATTATGCTCACAGGTTGTAACGACAACGAAGATAGTACTGCACCAGTACCAGAAAGCCAGCTTCAAACCTTCGCCCCTAACGGTCTACTTAAAGCCAATATTCGCCGTACGACCTACGGCGTGCCACATATCCAAGCTGATAACTTAGAAAGCCTTGGTTTTGGTAGTGGTTATGCGCAGGCACAGGATAATCTGTGCGTATTAGCCGATGGTTTTATCAAGGCTAACTCGCAGCGTTCTATGTACTTTGGCCCACATGCGTCACTTGATTTTTCGACGGGCTTACCCACGTCAGAAGATAACGGCAACTTAATCTCTGACTTTGCCTATAAAGCGCTAAAAATAAGGGAGCAAGCCGAGGCTAAGTGGCCTAATTTTAGTGAAAACTCGCGGGCGTTGATCCAAGGTTTTACCGCGGGCTATAACCAGTATCTTGTTGATGTTGACGCGGGTAAGCAGACGGCAGAACCTTTTTGTAACGGTCAACCTTGGGTGAAACCCATAGTGCCAGAAGATGTGGTGACGTATCTATTTTCAATTGCTTTATTACCCGGCGCAGCTAACTTTCTTGATTTGATTTTCTACGCCAATCCGGGGGATGCAGAGGAATATATGCCACGTATTGTTGGGCCAGCACCAAGCCAAGACCAAATGGCCTTTGTTGCTGATATGCAGTCTAGGTTACTTGCCCGCGTTGCACGTATTACAACGCCAGAGACGAATCCCCGCGATTTAGGTTCAAACGGGTGGGGTTTAGGTAAAGACAAAACCGAAAATGGTAAAGGTATGGTACTGGGGAATCCGCATTTCCCGCATACGGGTAATCTACGTTTTTGGCAATCACATATCACTATCCCCGGGCATATCGATATGATGGGCGGTTCGTTAGTCGGTATGCCAGGCCCGATTAATATCGGGTTTAACAAAGATTTAGCTTGGACCCATACCTTCTCTACCGCTGAACATTTTGTGATGTATAACCTTGAGTTAGTCTCGGGTGATCGCATGCAGTATTTGTTTGATGGTAAACCTATGCCCATCAACAAAGAGACAGTATCGATTCTCGTTAATGCAGGTCCTGCAGGCATGCTAGTGGCTGAGAAGGATATTTATACCACAGCAAAAGGCCCCATGGTTGAAGCGCCGCCCGCATTAGCCCCTTTTGGCTGGAATGATGGCAGTGCCTTTATGATCCAAGATGCCAATATGGGCACAATGGATCCCGTTGATCATTGGCTTGCGATGAACCGTGCGACGAATAAGCAAGAATTCCAACAGGCCTTTAAAGATTACGATGGGGTCATTTTCAACAACACTATGTACGCCGATAAAGAAGGAAATGCCTTCTATATTGATGACTCAACAGTCCCGGGATTATCTGAATCGGCCGTAGTGTTACTTAAAACCTCGCCCGATATTAAAGCGGCCAAGGCGCAGGCCGGATTTACGATTTTACCCGGCAATACTTCGCTGTTTAGTTTTGATGGTCCAACGCCCTATGAGCGTGCACCAAAGCTCGAGCGCAGCGACTTTGTGCAAAACTCCAATGACTCATTTTGGTCAACTAACCTGAATGAGCCATTGACTTACTTTTCACCTATGTATGGCGCAGAGGCTGGACAGTTGTCGTTACGCACTCGTATGGGTCTTCGTTTAATGCAGGACGCTGCGGGGGCTGGCGGTAAGTTTAGCTTGGAAGAGCTTGAGGCGGCGGTGTTGTCTAATCGCAGTTATTTAGCTGAGTTAGTGCTGCCAGACTTAATTGCGCAATGTGATGCTCAAGGCAGTACGCCAGTTGTGGTATCAGCAAGTCTATCTAAAGATATTACGTCTGCTTGCGCGGCATTAAAGGCGTGGAACGGTAAGCAAGATAACGACAGTAAAGGTGGTGCTTTGCTGCGTGAGTTTGCCCATTTATTTAATCAAACAACGATGCTGACGAAGGGATTTGATCCCGCTAATGCAGCGACCACGCCAAACACTTTAGCGACCGACGGCAGTGCTTTAGTTGCATTAGCTCGCGCATCACTTAACTTAGAGGCGGCAGGTTTTACGCTCGATGCACAACTAGGTGATGTTCAGTTTGTTGAAAAATCGCTACCCGATGGCACGCCTAGTGGAGCGCGCTTACCTTGGCCGGGCAGCCATAATGCCGAAGGTGGCTTTAACGTGTTTTCGACCAGTCTGTCTGGCGATGATACTTTGATCCCGCAGCATAAATACGCGCCAGTGATGGATGTGGTGACAGGCAAAGCCTTAGGTTCAGGGTTAACGGCGAAGGGATATCAAATTCGTTATGGTTCGAGTTGGATGATGGCGGTGAGTTTCACTGATGAAGGTCCGGTTGCGCGTGGAATACTCACTTACTCTGAGTCTAGCAATATTTTAACGCCTGAATTTGCTGATCAAAGTGTGTTGTACTCAAGTACAAAAAGTTTCCGTCCTTTGTTATTTAAAGAGGCTGATATCGCGCCTGCTGTAGTATCGACCATGGAATTAACACTGCAAAAACCAAACTGACTGATGTAGTCGTTGCTCAAATGGCTCACCCAATGGCTCACATAATAGGTGAGCCATTTTTATCCCGCGAGCAACGCTATTTTGAAGCATCAACGCATGCAATAAGTTGTTAAAAATTAACAAACAGGAATGTGATCCTGCTCAGCTTATGCTTGTCATTTGCTGATGATGATCTTGTTTTTGTTATTATTGTGAACATTGATGGATTTGCTGTTTTTGTCTACAGATTGGGTTTGTCGCAATCTCGGGCTCATGGTGAATGTATTGTGTATTCATGCTGTTAATTTGTGACTTTTTTGAAGCTATTTTGAAAACTAATTACATCATTTAATAGATCCAGATCCCAATATCACGTTAATCTGAAATTCCCTTACTTTTAATGGTGTCAGATCAACTTTTAGAAGGTTTTTTTAGATATCCTTACGGCGAATTTTTTATGCTAGCCACACCGTAAGGTAACCTTTATATGCAAAAAGATGCGACGAGTGTTCTTGGTACACCCCAAAACACGCAGGAACACGATTCAACAAGACGTTTATCTTGGACGCGCCAAGACACCACTTGGATGCTGAGTTTATTTGGTACCGCAGTCGGTGCTGGAATTTTGTTTTTACCTATTAATGCGGGTATGGGCGGTTTTTGGCCATTAGTGCTTATGGCTGCCATTATCGGCCCTATGACCTACTTAGCTCACCGTGGACTCTCTCGTTTTGTATGTTCATCGAGCATTCCTGGCAGTGATGTGACTCAAGTGGTTGAGGAGCATTTTGGTGTGGGTGCAGGTAAAGCGATTACTGTGCTGTATTTCTTCGCGATTTATCCCATTGTTTTAATTTATGGAGTGGGGATCACTAACACAGTTGATAGCTTTATTGTGAACCAACTTGGTATGGCTTCACCACCGCGTTTCTTACTTTCCGGAGTTTTGATCTTCGGTATGATGGCGGTTATGGTGGCGGGTGAGAAGTTTATGCTCAAGGTCACTCAGTTACTGGTTTATCCATTGGTGGGGATTTTGGCATTTATGTCGATTTATTTAATCCCTGAATGGAAAATGGATGCACTGCAGGTTGTGCCTGAAGCAGGAGCCTTTTTAGGCACGGTTTGGTTAACGATCCCTGTGTTGGTATTTGCCTTTAACCATTCACCTGCTATTTCACAGTTTTCGGTATCCCTTAAACGTGACCATGGTGTTAATGCCGCGCGTAAAGCCGATGTGATTTTACGCAATACGTCCATGATGTTAGTCGGTTTTGTGATGTTATTTGTGTTCTCCTGTGTGTTGTCTCTATCACCGGAGCAACTCGCCGATGCAAAAGCGCAAAACCTGCCGATTCTGTCTTACCTCGCAAACGTACATAACAGTGGTTTTGTAAGCTACTTTGGTCCATTTATCGCCTTTATTGCGATTGTATCGTCCTTCTTTGGGCACTATATGGGTGCAACAGAAGGTATGAAAGGGATCATCGTTAAACAGTTACGTTCGAGCAATAAAAGTATTTCAGAGCAAAAGATCAACACCTTTATTTTGGTGTTTATGTTTGTGACGATTTGGGGCGTTGCAATCAAAAACCCCAGTATTTTGGATATGATTGAAGCCTTGGGTGGGCCTATCATTGCGGCGATTTTGTATTTAATGCCTATGTATGCCGTGTATAAAGTGCCCGCACTTAAGGCTTACCGTGGCCGTATCAGCAATATCTTTGTGGTGATTGCTGGTGTACTGGCGATGACAGCGATTTTGTTTGGTTTCTTCCGCTAAGGATTAATCCTGAATGGAACTGGGTTTAGATCTAAACCCCGATATATAAAAAGTAAAAGGATCCTGTCAATGACATGATCCTTTTTATTTGGCTTACTTTTCTTCGTACATCAAATAGTAGCTCTGCTTCATCCCTAGTGCCTTGTAGGTTTGTTGTGCAGCCGTATTTTCCTGTTCGACATAAAGCCTAAAACTTGCGGCACCGCCATTGGCTTGGGCGAGGTTCTTTACCTCGTTATAGAGTTTGCCATAAATACCTTGTCGGCGATTTTGTGGACGAATATACACACTTTGGATCCAGTAATAATCCTTAGCACGCCAATCACTCCATTCAAATGTCACCATTAGCGAGCCTGCAATCTCTCCCTTTATTTCTGCGACAAGGTAAAAACCTTTTTCAGGTGCATTGAGTAGCGTACTGACACCTTTAGTTAGTGTGGTTTCATCTAACACTAAGCCTTCAGTCTCTTGGGCCATCGCTTGATTAAATTGAACTAAGGCCGTGAGATCCTGCGCTTTAGCTTTACGAATTAACATACAACAACTCCTAGGCGGTTGCCTGGCAAGGCCGCTCTTGTTTTATAAGGGATATTTGTGTGGCTTACTTTAGCACGAAATGTATCTCAGCATGGAGCAGTGGAGTCAAATGAGCGAGATAGCAACAGAAAAACGGCATTGAACCTGTAACACATCATTTTACTGTGGATATGAAAATTAGTTGGATTTTATAGCGGTTGGCCTCAACGTGATATAGATCATCCTTAGATTTTTATTCATTATGCTAGACTCAGCGGTTCGCTAAATTAGTGAGTTAAGTTAGCACCTGCCATGGATAAGGCTTTGCCATATCATCATTTCAACATCAAGGTTAAAAACATGTCAAAACAAAGGTCGTCAGCGTTAGGCCGTGCTTGGTCGCGTTGGATGTCAGTGCCACTATGGCTGCAAATTTTTATTGGTATGGTGCTAGGTATCACTGTTGGGGTGGTGTTAGGTGAGCAGGCGGTTTTCTTAAAGCCTATCGGTACGTTGTTTGTGAATACAATCAAGATGTTGATTGTACCTTTAGTGTTCTGCTCTTTAATTGTCGGCGTGACGTCGATGGAAGACACCGCCAAAATGGGACGTATCGGCTTTAAATCCTTTGCGTTTTATCTCTGTACTACCGCTATTGCCATTAGTTTGGGGCTTTTGGTGGGTTATGTTATCCAACCTGGCGCAGGTGTACCGCCTTTGCAGCATGATGTTGTGCATACCGCAAAGGAAGTCCCTTCGGTTATGCAGACCTTGATCGATATTGTACCGACCAATCCTATTGCCGCATTAGCCAGTGGACAAATCTTACAAGTGATTGTATTTGCTGTCGCCCTAGGGATTGCACTAGTGCTGATTGGTGATCATGGTAAACCGGCGATTAAAGTGTTTGAGAGCTTAGCCGAGGCGATGTACAAGCTCACTGATATGGTGATGAAACTTGCGCCATATGGGGTGTTTGGCTTAATGGCTTGGGTGGCCGGTGAGTATGGTATCGACATGCTGTGGCCACTTATTAAAGTGATTATTGCGGTTTACCTCGGCTGTATTATTCATGTATTAGGCTTTTACAGCATAGTATTGCGCGTGTTCGCTAAATTAAATCCATTGCATTTCTTCAAGGGCATTAGCAATGCCATGGCAGTGGCTTTTACAACATCAAGCTCTGCTGGCACCTTACCTGCGAGCATGAAATGTGCCAGTGAGTATTTAGGGGTTAATAAAAAGATTTCGAGCTTTGTATTACCGCTTGGCACCACGATAAATATGGATGGCACAGCGTTATACCAAGGTGTGACAGCATTATTTGTGGCACAGGCCTTTGGTATCGATTTAACTTGGGTAGATTATCTCACCATTATTTTAACGGCGACGTTGGCTTCTATTGGTACTGCTGGTGTACCTGGGGCTGGATTAGTGATGTTGACCTTAGTGCTATCAACAGTGGGTCTTCCACTGGAAGGGGTAGCGTTAATCGCGGGGATTGACCGTATTTTGGATATGGCTCGTACCGTTGTAAACGTCTCTGGCGACTTAGTGGCAACGACTATTATCGCTAAATCAGAAGATGAGCTTGATGAAGCGCATTACAATGCTGATATGGTGCAAAGTGCAGTCTTAGCAGAACAAAATGCCGCCATTGAAAACGCCGCTGCGAAGAATGCTAAAGCGTGACCATTATCCCCAAACAAGCTGAAACGAGGATGTTTACACTGCTTGGAGATAGATAAAAAAACCGCCGAGGGCGGTTTTTTTATGGCAATGGCCTTAGGGTTATTTCATTTTGCTTAGAATAAGCACAGGCTTGTCATCGCTGCTGAGCAAGGTCAGACGCCCTTCGACTAATGTGGCTTTTGCTACAAGTGGCATAGCCTGCATGACCTTATGCTCTTGCTGCATCAGAGCATCAACGCAGGCTTTCATTGTGCTCCCCGCTGGTGTTAATTTAAGTTCTTGGTCTTGCTGGATATATTGGCCAAAAAAGTTGTTGCAGCTGTTATTACCATGGAGTTTACCTTCAGCTTCAAAGGTGATGTGTGCAGGGCTGTAATCGATAACGGGTTTGCCTTGAATGGCTTCAATGTGCCAGCTTCCCTCTAATGGAGTCGAATTATTCTTTGTGAGGTCGGTGCCTTGGCAAGCCGTCAATCCGAGTAGTAATGCACTTACTATGAATGTTTGTTTTAACATCGTTTCTGTTCCTTTTCCCATGATTATGCCCATAGTGTGACAAGTTTAGCTCAAAATCGAAAGAGGTTTCTATGAGAGATACGGTTAAAAGTACTCTGAATTTATTGAAGTTTTTACATTGGTTAGGCGTATTGATGTTAGTTTGTGGAGTTGGGGTCTATATGTTGACGCAATGGAGTCTCGACATCAGCGGAATGTTATTCATCTCAAGTCTTATTGGTTTAGGATTAGTATTGATGTCACCTTATCCGGTAGTGCTTTTTATTCAATGGGCGAAACAACAGGAAGAAAAGTGACGTTGATGAACGGATGGAGCGCATGGAATTGTGCTTATCTTGAGGAGCAACAGGGTTGGGTTGCCCTTTAGCTAATGTATAATCATGCCCTTGAAATCGATTTTATATATGAATATAGCCGTGATAATACGATTAGCGACAGCGCAAGATATTGATTTATTAGTGGTGCTTGAGAAACGGTATCTCAATGATGAGTTAACGTCAGCAAATATTGGCCTTGAGGGGCAAGCCTTTTCTCGTAATGAACTCAGTGAATTAGTGAATCATCACTGGGTTATGGTTGCCGAGGTTGATTCAACCATTATCGGTTATGTTATCGCAGGACGGTGGACGTTTTTCGAGGCTTGGCCGATCTATCGCTCGCTATTAAATCGTCTGCCTCAGCTAAGTTGGGATGGCCCAAAGCTGACAAAAAATAATAGCTGCCAATATGGACCTATTTGGGTGCATCAAACCTATCGTGGGACAGGGGTTTTTGAGGCCCTAGTTAACGCCATTCGCTCCGTTGTTTCACCGCATTTTAGTTATATGTTGACCTTTATTGCTGAGGAGAATGAGCGTTCATTTGCCGCTCACTCGGGAAAAGCGAACATGCAAGTTGTGGACTTTTTCACGGTATCAGCAAGGGATTACTATTTAATGTTGGCGAAGACATAAGTCAGATAACGGATTATCGCAATTGAGAACAGTGTCTTTATTGACAAACATTCAGGAGAGCAATACGTGAACGATCCATTTGTTGAGTCACTCCTAACCGCCTATGCTGAAGTCTATTTATCGGCTTGGGATAATTTGCGATTGATCCTATCTGAGTGTGCTCTCAATAAGTGTGAGGCGAGGGGATTTGAAGTCGAGTTTGCCGCTGACTCGGATCTATCGCGCTATTATTGGGTTCAAATTGGGGATATTTGGCTCAATTGCGGCCGAACCAATGCTTATTCTGTGACAATAGAAAATGTTACGGCCGATGATTTTAAGCGAGTAAAGGTAAAAAATAACGTAGAGTGCGCACTGTTATCCCAAGAGCAAATTGGCTTACTTTGCATGCAAAATGCCCATTTCGACCATTGCTAAGTGGTTTAATATTAATACTCTGATTTTAGAGCCTTTAGTTATCACGAACTCGGTATGGGACAATAGTAATTTAGGAATTTGCATGTTTACTTTTGTTCAGACTAAACAAAAGTAATGCAGAGCGTGAACAGTCAGCATGGAGAAGCTTACCCGTTTAAGGGTGCAAAGCTTGGCTAGAGGCTTTACCTTTACACCATTTACCACTGTTGTGCTGCTTTTTGAATTCGCACATGCTATCCCATCGACCACTTATACCACTGTATTGACGACGAAACTCTTTGGCAGAAGTGAGCCATGCATCGGAGGCAATCCCTAACTCATGAAG is a genomic window of Shewanella putrefaciens containing:
- a CDS encoding META domain-containing protein, which codes for MLKQTFIVSALLLGLTACQGTDLTKNNSTPLEGSWHIEAIQGKPVIDYSPAHITFEAEGKLHGNNSCNNFFGQYIQQDQELKLTPAGSTMKACVDALMQQEHKVMQAMPLVAKATLVEGRLTLLSSDDKPVLILSKMK
- a CDS encoding dicarboxylate/amino acid:cation symporter, whose amino-acid sequence is MSKQRSSALGRAWSRWMSVPLWLQIFIGMVLGITVGVVLGEQAVFLKPIGTLFVNTIKMLIVPLVFCSLIVGVTSMEDTAKMGRIGFKSFAFYLCTTAIAISLGLLVGYVIQPGAGVPPLQHDVVHTAKEVPSVMQTLIDIVPTNPIAALASGQILQVIVFAVALGIALVLIGDHGKPAIKVFESLAEAMYKLTDMVMKLAPYGVFGLMAWVAGEYGIDMLWPLIKVIIAVYLGCIIHVLGFYSIVLRVFAKLNPLHFFKGISNAMAVAFTTSSSAGTLPASMKCASEYLGVNKKISSFVLPLGTTINMDGTALYQGVTALFVAQAFGIDLTWVDYLTIILTATLASIGTAGVPGAGLVMLTLVLSTVGLPLEGVALIAGIDRILDMARTVVNVSGDLVATTIIAKSEDELDEAHYNADMVQSAVLAEQNAAIENAAAKNAKA
- a CDS encoding GNAT family N-acetyltransferase; its protein translation is MLIRKAKAQDLTALVQFNQAMAQETEGLVLDETTLTKGVSTLLNAPEKGFYLVAEIKGEIAGSLMVTFEWSDWRAKDYYWIQSVYIRPQNRRQGIYGKLYNEVKNLAQANGGAASFRLYVEQENTAAQQTYKALGMKQSYYLMYEEK
- a CDS encoding GNAT family N-acetyltransferase produces the protein MIIRLATAQDIDLLVVLEKRYLNDELTSANIGLEGQAFSRNELSELVNHHWVMVAEVDSTIIGYVIAGRWTFFEAWPIYRSLLNRLPQLSWDGPKLTKNNSCQYGPIWVHQTYRGTGVFEALVNAIRSVVSPHFSYMLTFIAEENERSFAAHSGKANMQVVDFFTVSARDYYLMLAKT